From Camelus dromedarius isolate mCamDro1 chromosome X, mCamDro1.pat, whole genome shotgun sequence, one genomic window encodes:
- the ZCCHC13 gene encoding zinc finger CCHC domain-containing protein 13 translates to MSSKECFKCGRPGHWARACPRGGGARGRRARDHGRGAQCCSTTLPDICYRCGEFGHHVRNCDLLEDICYNCGRSGHIAKDCVEPKREREQCCYTCGRPGHLARDCDRQEQQKCYSCGEFGHIQKDCTQVKCYRCGETGHMAINCSKTSVVNCYRCGESGHLARECPIKATA, encoded by the coding sequence ATGAGCAGCAAGGAATGCTTCAAGTGTGGCCGCCCTGGTCACTGGGCCCGAGCAtgccccagaggaggaggagctcGAGGGCGCAGAGCTAGAGACCATGGCAGAGGGGCTCAGTGCTGTTCCACCACCCTACCTGACATCTGCTATCGCTGCGGTGAGTTTGGGCATCACGTTAGGAACTGTGACCTTCTCGAGGACATCTGCTACAACTGTGGGAGGAGTGGCCACATCGCCAAAGACTGTGTCGAGCCAAAGCGAGAGCGAGAGCAGTGCTGTTACACCTGTGGCCGGCCAGGCCATCTGGCTCGTGATTGCGACCGTCAAGAACAGCAGAAGTGCTACTCTTGCGGCGAATTTGGCCACATTCAGAAAGACTGCACCCAAGTCAAGTGCTACCGGTGTGGCGAGACCGGCCACATGGCCATCAACTGCAGCAAAACGAGCGTGGTCAACTGCTACCGCTGTGGCGAATCCGGACACCTAGCCCGGGAATGCCCCATTAAGGCTACCGCTTAA